A single genomic interval of uncultured Desulfobacter sp. harbors:
- a CDS encoding GIY-YIG nuclease family protein, which translates to MTPDRNWSTYLLKCSDGSLYCGVTKDMENRLIKHNEGAASKYTRSRLPVKLAAVKGHLTKREAYQLEKTPADKKIATLNDWKPEN; encoded by the coding sequence TTGACGCCGGACAGAAATTGGTCCACCTATCTCCTGAAATGTTCAGATGGATCGCTGTATTGTGGCGTTACTAAGGATATGGAAAATCGGCTGATAAAGCATAACGAAGGGGCTGCCTCAAAATATACAAGATCCCGCCTGCCGGTAAAATTGGCTGCCGTCAAAGGCCATTTGACTAAACGTGAGGCCTACCAGCTGGAAAAAACGCCGGCTGACAAAAAAATAGCAACGCTGAATGACTGGAAACCTGAAAATTGA
- a CDS encoding ATP-binding protein, with protein MSGDVHVRFCEGLRGWFPRATRHLELIGTSSAIYELNGDYAFGIFASGWCQMMDRASRKLCDTGDNVKALKSGRWLCHESCWTDCSQKAIEKCEPVDIACNGGIRLYAVPIFAGKNVIGSINFGYGDPPKDPQKLNILADLYHLKYDDLFRGAKTYDSRPPYIIEMAKKRLKTTAKLIGSMVESTQAMEALRENENQISSIFRSAPVGIGSVVNRVLNKVNDRLCEMTGYGESELIGQSARKLYPSDKDFEFVGQEKYAQIADHGTGTVETRWRKKDGTIMDVLLSSTPVDLQDQSKGVTFTSLDITDRKQAEKELNHAHEKILTILESIDATVYVADMDTSEILFMNKRMINDFGGDKTGDICYSAFRNNSEPCECCTNKQLVDEDGNPTGVRVWDDKNPVTGRYYINYDRAIEWTDGRVVRMQIATDITDLKKMESQLLQAHKMESVGRLAGGVAHDFNNMLNIILGNTEMAIEDIAPDDPVHGNLGEILSAAKRSADITRQLLAFSRKQTIAPKVLNLNDTIESMFRMLRRLIGEDIDLVWRPGANIRQVRMDPSQIDQILANLCVNARDAIAYVGKITIETGNTTFDSAYCETHQGFKTGDFVLLAVSDDGCGMDKDTMKNMFEPFYTTKGVGKGTGLGLATVYGIVKQNEGFINVYSEPDQGTTFRIYLPQYRADTKKPEKKTADKIDMDGNETILLVEDEPSILRMTRMMLERSGYKILAASTPGEAVSIAREHTDKIHLLMTDVVMPEMNGRDLAKKILSLHPNLKRLFMSGYTANVIAHHGVLDEGVNFIQKRVQFNNLDFLKNREMASIFILI; from the coding sequence ATGAGCGGAGACGTTCACGTCCGGTTCTGTGAGGGCCTGAGGGGGTGGTTCCCTCGGGCTACTCGACACCTGGAGTTGATAGGGACTTCTTCCGCGATCTACGAGCTTAACGGCGACTATGCCTTTGGTATTTTTGCTTCGGGCTGGTGCCAAATGATGGACAGAGCTTCGCGTAAACTTTGTGACACCGGTGATAATGTTAAAGCACTTAAATCCGGCCGCTGGCTGTGCCATGAATCTTGTTGGACGGACTGTTCCCAAAAGGCCATTGAAAAGTGTGAGCCGGTGGACATCGCTTGCAATGGTGGCATTCGATTGTACGCCGTGCCCATTTTTGCTGGAAAAAATGTAATTGGATCGATCAACTTCGGATACGGAGATCCGCCGAAAGATCCTCAGAAACTCAATATACTGGCTGATCTCTACCATCTCAAATACGATGATCTTTTCCGTGGAGCCAAGACATATGATTCCCGTCCACCTTATATTATTGAAATGGCCAAAAAACGCCTCAAAACCACAGCCAAACTTATCGGTTCAATGGTTGAGAGTACCCAGGCAATGGAGGCTCTGCGGGAAAATGAAAACCAGATCAGCAGTATTTTCAGGAGTGCTCCCGTCGGCATTGGTTCGGTTGTCAACCGGGTGCTGAACAAAGTCAACGACCGCCTGTGTGAAATGACCGGATATGGTGAAAGCGAACTGATTGGCCAAAGTGCCCGGAAGCTTTATCCCAGCGATAAAGACTTTGAATTCGTGGGTCAAGAAAAATATGCCCAGATAGCTGACCATGGCACAGGAACTGTGGAAACCCGTTGGCGGAAAAAAGATGGCACCATCATGGATGTCCTTCTCAGTTCTACACCTGTGGACCTGCAGGACCAGTCAAAAGGGGTCACTTTTACCTCCCTGGACATAACCGATCGAAAACAGGCTGAAAAAGAGTTGAACCATGCCCACGAAAAAATTCTGACCATTCTGGAAAGTATTGACGCAACCGTTTATGTGGCAGATATGGACACCTCTGAAATCCTATTCATGAACAAAAGGATGATAAACGATTTCGGCGGGGATAAAACCGGTGATATTTGCTACAGTGCCTTCAGGAACAACTCAGAACCATGCGAATGTTGTACAAATAAGCAGCTTGTTGACGAAGATGGTAATCCTACTGGAGTCCGTGTCTGGGATGATAAGAACCCTGTCACCGGAAGGTATTATATCAATTACGATCGGGCTATTGAATGGACGGACGGCCGCGTAGTCCGGATGCAGATCGCCACAGATATCACTGATCTAAAAAAAATGGAATCTCAACTTCTCCAGGCCCATAAGATGGAATCGGTAGGCCGTCTGGCCGGAGGAGTAGCTCACGACTTTAACAATATGCTCAACATAATCCTCGGCAATACGGAAATGGCAATTGAGGACATAGCCCCGGACGATCCGGTGCACGGAAATCTTGGAGAGATTTTATCTGCGGCCAAGCGATCTGCTGACATCACCCGGCAACTCCTGGCCTTTTCCAGGAAACAGACCATCGCACCCAAGGTCCTTAATCTCAACGATACCATCGAGAGCATGTTCAGGATGCTTCGGCGCCTGATCGGCGAGGATATCGACTTGGTGTGGAGACCCGGCGCAAATATCCGGCAGGTCAGGATGGACCCGTCACAAATCGATCAGATTCTGGCCAATCTATGCGTCAACGCGCGCGATGCCATTGCGTACGTAGGAAAGATCACTATAGAAACTGGCAACACAACCTTTGATTCCGCCTATTGTGAGACACATCAGGGCTTTAAAACTGGTGACTTTGTCCTGCTGGCGGTCAGCGATGATGGTTGCGGCATGGACAAAGACACCATGAAAAATATGTTTGAACCTTTCTATACTACAAAGGGAGTGGGCAAAGGAACTGGTTTGGGTCTGGCCACGGTGTACGGCATCGTTAAACAAAATGAAGGTTTCATAAACGTTTACAGCGAGCCGGACCAGGGTACCACCTTCCGAATTTATCTGCCCCAGTATCGGGCTGACACTAAAAAGCCGGAGAAAAAAACAGCAGACAAAATAGACATGGACGGAAATGAAACCATTTTGTTGGTGGAGGATGAACCTTCCATCCTACGAATGACCCGCATGATGCTGGAACGAAGCGGTTACAAAATTCTTGCGGCCAGCACGCCGGGAGAAGCGGTCTCGATTGCCCGTGAACACACTGACAAAATTCACCTACTCATGACTGACGTGGTTATGCCCGAGATGAACGGGCGGGACCTGGCAAAAAAAATCCTGTCCTTACACCCCAATCTCAAACGCCTGTTCATGTCCGGCTACACCGCCAACGTCATTGCCCACCACGGTGTTTTGGATGAAGGCGTGAACTTCATACAGAAACGGGTGCAATTCAATAATTTAGATTTTCTGAAAAACAGAGAAATGGCTTCCATTTTTATTCTTATTTGA
- the ltrA gene encoding group II intron reverse transcriptase/maturase: protein MCGTWEPVALMLREKYKRRTRKYESTDAGHRGGATRSSDEDSVMELERRGSIDQLEVKKTTGNRRIGLNQAKPFCIPKLEVMEAYERFKANKGAAGVDGQSIEEFESNLKDNLYKLWNRMSSGSYFPPPVMRVEIPKGDGRMRPLGIPTVSDRIAQQIVKQQLEPELEKHFHPDSYGYRPEKSALDAVGKARENCWKYDWVLDLDIKGFFDNIDHDLLMKAVRYHTDDRWVHLYIERWLKAPVMMTDHTLFYPKKGTPQGGVISPLLANLFLHYAFDNWMERQCPTIPFERYADDAVCHCKSLAQTEYLLRKLNERMENVGLELHPEKTKIVYCKDTDRQKDYALTSFDFLGYTFRARKSKNRWGKFFINFSPAVSNKAAKAIRQTSRKWNWPRRSDKSLEDLAHMFNPVIQGWINYYGRFYKSALYPALRCLDRRLVIWATRKYKRFRGHRRRASQWLARIARRQPNLFAHWRLLYA from the coding sequence TTGTGTGGAACGTGGGAACCTGTCGCCCTGATGCTAAGGGAGAAATACAAGCGGAGGACCCGTAAGTATGAGAGTACCGATGCAGGGCACAGGGGCGGAGCGACCCGTAGTAGTGATGAAGATTCTGTAATGGAATTGGAGCGAAGGGGAAGCATTGACCAGCTTGAAGTAAAGAAAACAACTGGAAACAGGAGGATTGGATTGAACCAAGCAAAGCCGTTTTGTATTCCTAAACTTGAGGTTATGGAGGCATATGAACGGTTTAAAGCCAACAAAGGGGCTGCCGGTGTAGACGGACAGTCAATCGAAGAGTTTGAGTCTAACTTAAAGGACAATCTTTACAAGCTCTGGAATCGGATGTCCTCCGGCAGTTATTTCCCTCCTCCGGTAATGAGGGTGGAAATACCCAAGGGAGACGGTCGAATGAGGCCGTTGGGAATACCGACAGTGTCGGACAGAATCGCTCAGCAGATAGTCAAACAGCAATTGGAGCCGGAATTGGAAAAACATTTTCATCCGGATTCGTATGGCTATCGACCGGAGAAATCTGCTTTGGATGCAGTTGGGAAAGCCCGGGAGAATTGCTGGAAATATGACTGGGTATTGGATCTTGATATTAAAGGATTTTTCGATAATATTGACCATGATCTTTTGATGAAAGCAGTTCGGTATCACACGGATGACAGATGGGTGCATCTGTATATAGAACGGTGGCTGAAAGCCCCTGTGATGATGACAGACCACACACTATTCTATCCAAAGAAGGGAACCCCGCAAGGAGGTGTTATCAGTCCCTTGCTGGCCAATCTCTTTTTGCATTATGCATTTGACAACTGGATGGAAAGGCAGTGCCCGACCATACCGTTTGAGCGTTATGCGGATGATGCAGTGTGTCATTGTAAAAGCCTTGCCCAGACTGAATATTTGCTTAGAAAGCTGAATGAGCGAATGGAGAATGTGGGACTGGAATTACATCCGGAGAAGACGAAAATAGTCTACTGCAAGGATACAGACCGGCAAAAGGATTATGCCCTGACAAGTTTTGATTTTCTGGGTTATACATTTCGTGCTCGGAAATCAAAGAACCGATGGGGAAAATTCTTCATTAATTTTTCTCCTGCTGTCAGCAATAAAGCAGCAAAAGCAATTCGGCAAACCTCACGAAAGTGGAATTGGCCCAGGCGCAGTGACAAGAGCCTGGAAGATTTAGCCCACATGTTCAATCCTGTCATTCAAGGTTGGATTAACTACTATGGCAGGTTTTATAAATCTGCACTCTACCCGGCCTTAAGGTGCCTGGATCGCCGGTTGGTGATTTGGGCAACAAGGAAATACAAACGTTTTAGAGGGCATCGACGAAGGGCAAGTCAGTGGCTGGCTCGAATTGCACGAAGACAGCCAAATTTGTTTGCCCATTGGAGACTACTTTATGCATAG
- a CDS encoding PAS domain-containing protein, with the protein MIEKPTYKELEKRIQELENIESENKHFREALQEKESLFRRLYEKAPLGYQSLDENGHFIVVNQTWLDTLGYTNEDVIGKSFSDFLHPDWRDHFKENFPRFKSIGEVLGVEFEMVKKNGDLILVSFTGKISRDKIGNFQQTHCIFHDITAQKQAEDKLKRIEWMLSRKPFSEFGSKIEKYNSGYDDLTELNRDGIILKSIGRERLKSFADDCVPRRQTLLQ; encoded by the coding sequence ATGATAGAAAAACCCACATATAAAGAATTAGAAAAACGGATTCAGGAATTAGAAAACATTGAGTCGGAGAACAAACATTTCAGAGAAGCGTTGCAGGAAAAAGAAAGTTTGTTTAGACGATTATATGAAAAAGCGCCATTGGGTTACCAATCACTTGATGAAAATGGCCATTTTATTGTTGTCAACCAAACTTGGCTGGATACTCTCGGATATACAAACGAAGATGTGATTGGCAAATCTTTTTCAGATTTCCTGCACCCTGATTGGCGGGATCATTTCAAAGAGAATTTTCCCCGGTTTAAGTCAATCGGAGAAGTTCTGGGCGTTGAGTTTGAAATGGTCAAAAAAAACGGAGATCTAATTCTGGTTTCTTTTACCGGAAAGATAAGCAGGGATAAAATAGGTAACTTTCAGCAGACCCATTGCATTTTTCATGATATCACGGCACAAAAACAAGCCGAAGATAAATTGAAACGAATTGAATGGATGCTGTCCAGAAAGCCTTTTTCTGAATTCGGGTCAAAAATAGAAAAATACAATTCGGGATATGACGATCTGACCGAATTGAATCGTGATGGCATTATCCTGAAATCCATAGGGCGTGAACGACTGAAGAGTTTTGCCGATGACTGTGTGCCACGAAGGCAGACACTGTTGCAATAA
- a CDS encoding YheU family protein, whose protein sequence is MKAVKIPYDQLSPESLQGVVEEFVTRDGTDYGEVEVPLEAKMAQVLVQLKSGRAVIVFDQETETCTVLKSDDPLVKALG, encoded by the coding sequence TTGAAAGCTGTTAAAATCCCCTATGACCAACTGAGCCCGGAATCTCTTCAAGGTGTTGTTGAAGAATTTGTAACCAGAGACGGCACGGACTATGGTGAGGTGGAGGTTCCTCTGGAGGCCAAGATGGCCCAGGTGCTGGTCCAGCTAAAATCCGGCAGGGCCGTTATCGTTTTTGACCAGGAAACTGAAACCTGTACGGTTTTGAAAAGTGATGATCCTTTGGTGAAGGCACTGGGGTGA